From Woronichinia naegeliana WA131, the proteins below share one genomic window:
- a CDS encoding DUF1902 domain-containing protein: protein MSNLYTIQAFWDREAEVWVAESQDIQGLVTEAETLDQLTHKLKQIIPDLLIANHGIDQNHQQNITFELIAHRQELIQVA from the coding sequence ATGTCTAATTTATACACAATACAAGCATTTTGGGATCGGGAAGCAGAAGTTTGGGTTGCTGAAAGCCAGGATATTCAGGGTTTAGTAACAGAGGCAGAAACCCTTGATCAATTAACCCATAAACTTAAACAAATTATTCCCGATTTGTTGATCGCTAATCATGGAATTGACCAAAATCACCAACAAAATATTACTTTTGAGCTTATTGCCCATCGTCAAGAGTTAATTCAAGT